The following are encoded in a window of Amycolatopsis lexingtonensis genomic DNA:
- the rpsM gene encoding 30S ribosomal protein S13 — translation MARLAGVDLPREKRLEIALTYIYGIGRTRSKQLIKAAELNADTRVKDLSDDDLAKLRVYIEENFKVEGDLRREVNADIRRKIEIGCYEGLRWRRGLPVRGQRTKTNARTRKGPKKTVAGKKKAGKK, via the coding sequence ATGGCACGACTCGCTGGCGTAGACCTCCCCCGCGAGAAGCGGTTGGAGATCGCGCTTACGTACATCTACGGCATCGGCCGTACCCGCTCGAAGCAGCTCATCAAGGCTGCCGAGCTCAACGCGGACACCCGCGTCAAAGACCTCAGCGATGACGACCTCGCGAAGCTGCGTGTGTACATCGAAGAGAACTTCAAGGTCGAGGGTGACCTTCGCCGCGAGGTGAACGCCGACATCCGTCGGAAGATCGAGATCGGGTGCTACGAGGGCCTTCGCTGGCGCCGCGGACTTCCCGTCCGTGGTCAGCGCACGAAGACCAACGCCCGTACCCGCAAGGGTCCGAAGAAGACGGTCGCCGGCAAGAAGAAGGCTGGCAAGAAGTGA
- the rpmJ gene encoding 50S ribosomal protein L36: protein MKVQPSVKKICDKCKVIRRHGRIMVICENLRHKQRQG, encoded by the coding sequence GTGAAGGTCCAGCCGAGCGTCAAGAAGATCTGCGACAAGTGCAAGGTGATCCGCCGTCACGGCCGGATCATGGTGATCTGCGAGAACCTGCGGCACAAGCAGCGGCAGGGCTGA
- the infA gene encoding translation initiation factor IF-1 has protein sequence MAKKDGAIEVEGRVVEPLPNAMFRVELENGHKVLAHISGKMRQHYIRILPEDRVVVELSPYDLSRGRIVYRYK, from the coding sequence ATGGCGAAGAAAGACGGGGCCATCGAGGTCGAAGGCCGCGTAGTCGAGCCGCTCCCCAACGCGATGTTCCGCGTCGAGTTGGAGAACGGTCACAAGGTCCTGGCACACATCAGCGGCAAGATGCGGCAGCACTACATCCGCATCCTGCCCGAGGACAGGGTTGTCGTGGAGCTCTCGCCCTACGACCTCTCTCGTGGTCGCATCGTCTACCGCTACAAGTGA
- the map gene encoding type I methionyl aminopeptidase produces the protein MIEVKTPDELQAMRAAGLVVARTLAAVRAAAKPGVSTAELDELAEQTIRDAGAVPSFKGYHGFPASICASVNEQIVHGIPAKTQVLADGDIISVDCGAILDGWHGDSAVTLAIGAVSDADLALSAATEAAMWAGIEAVSAGGRLTDISYAVQSAAERAGRDDGIEYGMILEYGGHGIGRQMHMDPFLPNVGKPGKGPRLKPGMALAIEPMLTGGGGETRELDDGWTVVTADGSRAAHWEHTVAITEEGPWVLTAPEDA, from the coding sequence ATGATCGAGGTCAAGACCCCGGACGAGCTGCAGGCGATGCGGGCGGCGGGTCTCGTCGTCGCCCGTACCCTGGCGGCCGTCCGCGCCGCGGCGAAACCGGGCGTCAGCACCGCCGAGCTCGACGAGCTGGCCGAGCAGACGATCCGGGACGCCGGCGCGGTGCCGTCGTTCAAGGGCTACCACGGCTTCCCGGCATCGATCTGCGCGTCGGTGAACGAGCAGATCGTCCACGGCATCCCGGCGAAGACCCAGGTGCTGGCCGACGGCGACATCATCTCCGTCGACTGCGGGGCGATCCTCGACGGCTGGCACGGCGACTCCGCCGTGACGCTGGCCATCGGCGCCGTCTCCGACGCCGACCTGGCGCTCTCCGCGGCGACCGAAGCGGCGATGTGGGCCGGCATCGAGGCGGTCAGCGCCGGCGGCCGGCTGACCGACATCTCCTACGCCGTCCAGTCGGCCGCCGAACGCGCGGGCCGCGACGACGGCATCGAGTACGGGATGATCCTCGAGTACGGCGGCCACGGCATCGGCCGCCAGATGCACATGGACCCGTTCCTGCCGAACGTCGGCAAGCCCGGCAAGGGCCCGCGGCTCAAGCCCGGCATGGCGCTGGCGATCGAGCCGATGCTGACCGGCGGCGGTGGCGAGACCCGCGAGCTGGACGACGGCTGGACGGTCGTCACGGCCGACGGCTCGCGTGCGGCCCACTGGGAGCACACGGTGGCGATCACCGAAGAGGGTCCCTGGGTGCTCACCGCCCCGGAAGACGCCTGA
- a CDS encoding adenylate kinase — protein sequence MTRLVLVGPPGAGKGTQAVALSEQLRIPHISTGDLFRAHVGQETPLGQEAKRYLDSGELVPDSVTNEMVRERLAEPDAKVGFLLDGFPRNTKQAEVLGEILGDTDVSLDAVIQLQVPEDVVVGRLMSRGRADDTEEVIRRRQQIYVSDTAPLLEYYADILVTVDGVGSVEEISGRVLEALRDRT from the coding sequence GTGACGCGGCTGGTTCTCGTCGGTCCGCCCGGCGCGGGTAAAGGCACGCAGGCGGTGGCCCTGTCCGAGCAGCTGCGGATCCCGCACATCTCGACCGGTGACCTGTTCCGCGCGCACGTCGGCCAGGAGACCCCGCTCGGCCAGGAGGCGAAGCGCTACCTGGACTCGGGCGAGCTCGTGCCCGACTCGGTGACCAACGAAATGGTCCGCGAGCGGCTCGCGGAGCCGGACGCCAAGGTCGGCTTCCTGCTCGACGGCTTCCCCCGCAACACCAAGCAGGCCGAGGTCCTCGGGGAGATCCTGGGCGACACCGACGTCTCGCTCGACGCGGTGATCCAGCTGCAGGTGCCGGAGGACGTCGTCGTCGGCCGGCTCATGTCGCGCGGCCGCGCGGACGACACCGAAGAGGTCATCCGCCGCCGTCAGCAGATCTACGTGTCGGACACCGCGCCGCTGCTGGAGTACTACGCCGACATCCTCGTGACCGTCGACGGCGTCGGCAGCGTCGAGGAGATCTCCGGCCGGGTCCTGGAAGCGCTGCGCGACCGCACGTGA
- the secY gene encoding preprotein translocase subunit SecY produces the protein MFSAFRSALATPDLRKKILFTLAIVAVYRIGATIPAPGISYGAVQACSSQGGQEGVYQLLNLFSGGALLQLSLFSTGIMPYITASIIIQLLTVVIPRFEELKKEGQSGQGKLTQYTRYLTIALAILQATGVVALADRKQLFPDCDQPIIPDNSIYSLSLIVITMTAGTAVMMWLGELITERGIGNGMSVLIFLNIAARIPSEGGNILSNAGGVGLAVVCIFGLIIIASVIFVEQGQRRIPVQYAKRMIGRRMYGGTSTYLPIKVNQAGVIPVIFASSLLYLPDLISRLVGDQNANSGWQVFIKNYIVNQSSWVHIALYFALIIFFTYFYITITFNVDERAEEMKKFGGFIPGIRPGRPTAEYLSFVLGRITLPGSLYLGIIAILPNFFLSLTGSGNNQNFPFGGTAVLIMVGVGLDTVKQIESQLMQRNYEGFLK, from the coding sequence GTGTTCAGCGCCTTCCGCTCGGCTCTCGCGACGCCGGATCTACGCAAGAAGATCCTGTTCACGCTAGCCATCGTCGCGGTCTACCGAATCGGTGCGACCATTCCGGCACCCGGGATCTCGTACGGAGCCGTGCAGGCCTGTAGCTCCCAGGGCGGCCAGGAAGGCGTCTACCAGCTGCTGAACCTGTTCAGCGGCGGTGCGCTGCTGCAGCTGTCGCTCTTCTCGACCGGCATCATGCCGTACATCACGGCGAGCATCATCATCCAGCTGCTCACCGTGGTCATCCCGCGGTTCGAGGAGCTGAAGAAGGAAGGCCAGTCCGGCCAGGGCAAGCTGACCCAGTACACCCGGTACCTGACGATCGCGCTGGCGATCCTGCAGGCCACCGGCGTGGTCGCGCTCGCGGACCGCAAGCAGCTCTTCCCCGACTGCGACCAGCCGATCATCCCGGACAACAGCATCTACTCGCTGTCCCTCATCGTCATCACGATGACCGCGGGTACCGCCGTCATGATGTGGCTGGGCGAGCTGATCACCGAGCGCGGCATCGGCAACGGCATGTCGGTCCTGATCTTCCTGAACATCGCGGCGCGCATCCCGTCCGAGGGCGGCAACATCCTCAGCAACGCCGGTGGCGTCGGTCTGGCGGTCGTCTGCATCTTCGGCCTGATCATCATCGCCAGCGTCATCTTCGTCGAGCAGGGCCAGCGCCGGATCCCGGTGCAGTACGCCAAGCGCATGATCGGCCGCCGGATGTACGGCGGCACGTCGACCTACCTGCCGATCAAGGTGAACCAGGCCGGCGTCATCCCGGTCATCTTCGCGTCGTCCCTGCTGTACCTGCCGGACCTGATCAGCCGCCTCGTCGGCGACCAGAACGCCAACTCCGGCTGGCAGGTCTTCATCAAGAACTACATCGTGAACCAGTCCAGCTGGGTGCACATCGCGCTGTACTTCGCGCTGATCATCTTCTTCACGTACTTCTACATCACGATCACGTTCAACGTGGACGAGCGTGCGGAAGAGATGAAGAAGTTCGGCGGGTTCATCCCGGGCATCCGCCCCGGCCGCCCGACCGCGGAGTACCTGAGCTTCGTGCTCGGCCGGATCACCCTGCCGGGCTCGCTGTACCTGGGCATCATCGCGATCCTCCCGAACTTCTTCCTGTCGTTGACCGGTAGCGGGAACAACCAGAACTTCCCGTTCGGCGGCACGGCTGTGCTGATCATGGTCGGTGTCGGGCTCGACACCGTGAAGCAGATCGAAAGCCAGCTGATGCAGCGCAACTACGAAGGGTTCTTGAAGTGA
- a CDS encoding LysE family translocator: MSWLLVFFGASLLIALTPGANNLLGLHHGMTHGVRRALAGLGGRLAAFTLLITAVAAGLGQLLAASEAALTIIKWAGVAYLLYLGVRLFRSTAETREPDTRPAGAWRVARKEFGVAITNPKAILIFTAFVPQFIDAGRGPVPGQIALLGAVYLLAEFLAGSVYVGVGAAARQAKLSRRARRTVDRGTGVVLVGLAGVLASANA, translated from the coding sequence GTGTCGTGGCTGCTGGTCTTCTTCGGGGCGTCCCTGCTCATCGCGCTTACGCCAGGGGCGAACAACCTGCTGGGTCTCCACCACGGCATGACGCACGGTGTTCGCCGCGCCCTCGCCGGACTGGGCGGCAGGCTGGCCGCGTTCACCCTGTTGATCACGGCCGTCGCGGCCGGTTTGGGACAGTTGCTGGCCGCCTCCGAGGCCGCGCTCACGATCATCAAGTGGGCCGGTGTCGCCTACCTGCTCTACCTCGGCGTGCGCCTGTTCCGGTCGACGGCCGAAACGCGCGAACCGGACACCCGGCCCGCCGGCGCGTGGCGCGTCGCCCGAAAGGAGTTCGGCGTCGCGATCACCAACCCGAAGGCGATCCTGATCTTCACCGCGTTCGTCCCGCAGTTCATCGACGCAGGTCGCGGGCCGGTTCCGGGGCAGATCGCGCTTTTGGGCGCGGTGTACCTGCTGGCCGAGTTCCTGGCGGGCTCGGTCTACGTCGGGGTCGGCGCCGCCGCGCGGCAGGCCAAGCTGTCGCGGCGGGCCCGGCGCACCGTCGATCGCGGCACCGGGGTGGTGCTCGTCGGGCTGGCCGGCGTGCTCGCGTCAGCCAACGCTTGA